AAGCACAGAAACCTGGCCGGGAGGCAGATCGTGCCGCGACGGCGACACGGCCCGCCAAAATGTAGTTGAGCATGTACATCGCCGACGTCGCCGAGGGGCGCCGCCGCTGACGTCGCCAAAGTACaaggcctccgccgccgccacaggACCTCGCCGCAGTAACACAGTCTCCCAGGTCAGAGCTATGCGCGAGTACACATCCAGGTGCGGGGACATCGCCGACGTCGTGTCGCCTCTGCGTGCACACACGCGCCGCCGGCATCTTTCCCCTCCTCCATAATCACCGCCTTCGACTTACCCTGTCCTCCATCCAAGTAGCTTCCAACACGGCGCGGCTGCCAGCGCACAGCGGCCGGCCATGGTCGCAGGCCGTCCACTTCCCGCTGCCATCTCCCGGCACTGCTATATCGTGTTCCGTCAGCCACCGAATTGAAATGTGGAGCCGCAGACGCAGGACCTCAGCCATGCCTCCGGTGGGCATGTTTGCACGCGCGGCGACTGGACCGGAGCTCGCGAGCGTGGACTTCCATGGCCGCCGTCGCTCTCCATCCATCATTTATCCCGTCTCCTACCTTCTTTTCCTTCGTCCGAATGCGGGCCGGGGgtccggcgcggcgcgggggggggggggggggggggtgccaCGGTGCCGGGATACTTTTCTatatttgcagaaaaccccctacaGACAATATTTATTTACTAAAACCCCTTATATATTCATAAATCCCccaatcgcgatccgattattACAATGAACCCCCTAAAATGGATTATtattttacaaacaagtccttccGTGCTTCCTCCACTATGGCAGCACTGTCTGGAGCTTCGCCCCGTGCGGCGACGGCGTGAAGGCGTGAAATAGAAGCCGAAGGAGCACAGGCCGCCTCTAGCTCCACCTGCTTCGCCATCGCCGTGCGCTGGTGCCGCCGAGGGGCGCCGCTGACGTCGCCAACGGAGaaggcctccgccgccgcagccacaGGCCCTCGCCGCAGTAACACAGTCTCCCAGGTCAGAGATATGCGCGAGTACGCCGCCAGGTGCCGGCGCATAGCCGACGTCGTAGTCCTGCTAGTCAGGCTGCTGGGCCTGCACGAGGGCTGCTTCGTCGTCATGATGAACGAGGGCGTCGCCATGACGCACGCCAGGTTCAAGTTCAACCACTACCCGCGCTGCCCCACGCCGGACCTCGTCCTCGGCCTGAAATCCCACTCCGACGCCTCGGTGATCACCGTCGTCCTCATCGACGACGCCGTCGGCGGGCTCCAGGTGCGGAAGCcgaacgacggcggcggcggcgtctggTACGACGTGCCCATCGTTCGGAACGCGTTGCCCCGTGCACGGGCGGTGGCGAACGCGGAGCGCGACCGGGTGTCGCTGGCGATGTTCTACACGCTGGACCCGGAGAAGGAGATCGAGCCGCTGCCGGAGATGGTGGACGAGAAGAGGCCGAGGCGGTACGGGAAGACGACGACCAAGGACTACCTAGCGGTGCTGTTCGAGAGGTTCGCCAGAGGGGCACGAGCCATGGACACTGTTAAATCTCAACAGCTGAACTTGATTCTGGGACTAGTGGTGAGGATGGTGTAATCGATTCCCTTTGAAGATATCCATCGATCTGTTTTTCGACAAGCTAGAAGCTACTGTGAAGTGAAGCAGTGGCCGTATGCATTTGTAGGTTGCTCTGCTTTTCCATCATGTCCATGTCTACTTGTTCAGGCTTTGGATTAAGAAAAAAAGGTTGTTGGTTATTGCTTTTGTGCTTGAACCATTTAATTTTAATAGTTCAGCTTTGTTCTATAGCTGGAGCTGAAATTCGTGGGGTGGAGCTCTCCCAAGCAGCCCCGTAATCAGCACTGTTTTTTCTTTACGCCTTTGAAAATGTGATGCGCGGCCATAAGAAAAATGTGATGCGCTGATAACTAAAACTAGTTCTATTGAACTCATTATGATTCCTCTAGTTCTATTGAATTCAATATGATTCCTGCAGcaaaaatagaagatcatttTTAAATAACAGCTTAATGAATTAAAAGTGGAGTTGAATCTGGCTGCAGTCAAATAACAAGTACTAAAACTAAAATTAATACCTAACTTCGGATGTCGAATCCAAATCTTGGGCACCAATCAGGGTGTAAAATCCTTACTATAATGCATCATTGGAGGATAATATTTGATCCACTGCTCATGAGCAATGATGCCATTTAGCATCAGTTTTTTGGTCAACTGAAATTTTGGTTCTCAGTTCACTCAATCTCTTCATCTTGTTTTTTGTGAAATGGCATGCCCTTTTTTTCTTGAAGGAAACTATGGCGACCCTTAGGTTGCCTGAACTCTTATTGCAACTGAAAAACAGAACACTTACAACGTATCGCATCCAAACAGTAGTCATTTAAAGAAGCAAAAGAGCTACAAAAAGGAAGAGTACAGAGGAGTAACaagaagaaagggaaacagGATGCCTATTCTATACTGCACTCTAAACAGGGAAGAAGTTCTCCATTCAACTAGCCTCATTTTGTCCGCCGAAGGTTTTCAGCATCTATTTGACCAGAGAAGTAAATCGTCTCGGCATCGTCTGGAGATTTTGATATTTGCTTCATCTTCATGCCTGAACATTTTGGCATTACTACACTTCCAAATGTTCAACCAGATGCAGGTCAAGACTGTACTATTAACTCGTGAATTCCAAACTCTGCAAGCGAGCGGCGTCCAGCGGCTTCGTTGGCCATGTTTGCACGCGCGGCGAATGGATCCTCAAGCCTGCAGTGCGTTTTCCAAACTCTGCACTCTGCTCGCGGGCGGGGAATTCCAtggccgcagccgccgccctccATCCATCATCTATCCCGTCTCCTCCCTTTGTTTTCCTTCGAATGCGGACCAGGGGTTGAGGATGCTCAAGCCTGCAGTGCGTACAGTGGAGGCGGCTTCAGAACCAAGCGGTTATGGGAGCCCGAAacaggcagaggcggcggcggcggggagttCGCCGGGATACGTTGCTGTAGAAAACCCCCTACAGCCAACCCAAAAtttacacaaaaccccctaaAAAGGATGCGGTttataatcgcgatccaaatatttACATAAACCCCCTGAATCAGATCGCGATTACCAATAGCGATCCGGTTATTTACATAAAACCCCAAAAATGGATTATAtctttgcaaacaagtccctcgGCGGCTCAGCGCTGTCTCCACCATGGCTTCCCTCCCGTCCGACGACGGCGAGAACACGGAGTTGCGCTTCTCCTGGGGATCTCTGTTCTCCATTTTGCCGCTGTATCTCACTTCCAATCCCTTCCAAATTCCGCCATTGACAGCCCCAATCAACATCCTGGCTGTCGCAGtgccggccggaatttggcgcCGTAGCCCGTAGGTCCTCCAACCTTGCTGGTGCTGGTGACAGAGAGCCAGAGAGGGACGGAGATGGAGCTCACCTTGATCTCGTCGAGGATAGCTGGGTTCGTTGTCCATTGTGAATGTGAGGGACAACAGCACAGTCATCTACGCCAAGATGGAGCTCATCCTTATCTCGTCGGGTTCATAGCCCAATTTGAGAGACAACGATTGTAATGTCCTAAGAGGAGCAGACCGTCATAGTCCATGGTCCTGCATGCCTGGTCTGTTCTTCAGATTCAGAAAAGGATCTTCAAACTTGGGTTAGATCAAGCAATCTGACTGATGTTTGCATATTGGGCACATTTGTGTCGGCTTGTAGCATAGTTGGGGGGAAGAAGGAAGAGACTAACAGCTGGCTACCTACCACACTTTTCTTCATAAGTTCCAGGACTGAGCAGCACCCCGGTCATCTTTTGCATGGCATAAGCTACCACATCTTTTATCATTCATGCCAACTGTAGACCAAGCTTGCAGTTACACATTGCCGCGGCACTAATTATCCGCCCTTACTTTACTCCTCTGTAAAAAGAAGAGAATTTCCAATGTGCATTGGTTGCATTAAGGAAAGATTCAGGTCAATGAAGCTGAAGAATTCAAGTGCCGTTTACCGGCGGCTTCCGTGGCTTGCGGCCAATGAAGCCCCGGAACTGAAGCCAAGGAACAAGGCGGCAACAGGTTTGACGTCTTCTGATGTTTCTTCACCTGGAGGGAATGGGCCGCAAGAGAAATGCAAGGCATCGTTCACAGTTCGCAAGGGCCATTTCTTATTTCGTGACAACTGATGACAAGTCACGGCACCGCAAGCTACAACTTGGATCGTACAATAATCAGCCACAAAGGACTATAACCAAGTCAACAATACAAGTGTCTACCAAAATATGCTACACGGAGAGTTTCTTCCGGATTTATTTGTTGTCGTCGATGCCATCAGTAGGGGATGGAGACACCAGCTGCCCTCGGCTACAGATCGCATCACTTGCTCTTGGGTGGGCTCGGAAGCAACTGCCAAGGAGAGCGAGAGAGAGTCAGAAGAAATGAGACTCGAGCTTCGGGTTCTCCGGCGAGTGGCTCCGAACAGAGAGCGAGGAGCAGGGGAAGTGTTTTGGTACCTGGTAGCAAGCGATCAGTGAGCTGGCGAAGCCGAACGCCCCGGTGACGCGGGGGGTCACCTTCTTCGGGgccagctgcagcagccccaCGGCAACAACTATGTCCAGGCTCGACTTGATCAGAGCAAGACGCCGCTCGTTGGACTTCTGCAGCTTCATCCGGTATTGCTCGTTCTGGCGTAGTCATAGGCATACAGCTGAATATTTCGATGAAGAGGAGTATGGAAAAACAGTTTCATCAAGGACTTTTATTTGGTCAAGCTGAAGGTACCTTGTACAACTCTTGGTGCTTAAGCTCCTTCTCTAGCTTCTTCATCGACTTGGATAACCGTTGGAGCTCAGCAAGCTATACGATTAGGCACGAGTTATTTCTACACATGTCCAAAACCAGATAACCATACCAACACTCAGAACAGAACAATAGAGAACCGCCGTACCTCAATAATGGTTGTACAGGTATTAGAACCGAGGAAGCAATAGAAAGCTATCCTGCTGAGGAACTCCGCTCGCTCCTTGTTCTGTAGAAATAGTTGGATTATTATGTCTCCAATATTTTGTTTGTCACCATATAAATACCAGTACTCATTATTGTATGAATTTTTTTAGCAGATGCAATGGGGCGTAACAATTATGTGTCAATTTTTCTTTGTTTTTTGGAGTACAAAAGGTAGGGCAAAACTCCAGTATATCAAACTCTTATTGCATGACGATATAAAAGGAAATTCTCGAACCTTGTATATTCCTGTCCTCCCAGCCCACACAATTTGATCCAAGAAGAGGAAAGTTGACAGCATTGCATTCTTCGACTGGGAAGTACATGAAGAAAATCAATCAGGAAACTTCATAACAAAACCAACAATACTCAGCTGAATGAGTTGCCAAAGGAAGAATGCAATGCCACCTTCAGCAATCAGCATACCTTTCCGAGTAAGATCAGTGGAAGTGGAGTTCCTTTGGCAGGAGGACTAATTAGAGCATGCAGGTCATTGACAAACTGTACAAGTGGTAGACACGATCACAAATCATGCAAAGATTCAAGTTTGATTCCTTTCAATTTGCAATCTGTACTAAGCAAACAATTATAAAGCATACCTTAAAAAGCCTGAAAACTTTCCTAGCTAGACTAGTTGACTTGTCGACGTTCTGCGCAGGCCCTGGTTCTCCATTACTCAGAAACTTTGATCCATACTGTATAGCTCTGCAGATCTTATCTCTTGCTTCAGCCTTGTTTAGGTACAAAATGACCAGAGCAAGATCCCCTCTCACAGTGTCCAAAGAAGTCATGGTGTGAATTCAGTATCTGCAAAAGTGAAATTGGGTCAAAACTACAGTAGTGACTCAATTAACATCACAATGTCAGAATAGGCGTGCAGTTAAAGCACAAAACGAAGAACTGAACCTGAAACTTTTTTTTTAGGGCAGAACTGAACCTGAAACTAATAAGGTCTGATAACAGATAAAAGTGATGCGGGTTCAGTCCAAGATATTCTCTGCGCGCTTGCATACTGATACAGGGACAAATTCGTAGCATGGACAGACGGTCGATGCCCCAGAtcgggcgacggcgtgggccTCGCTGCGGCGAGCTGGGTGTAAGAGGCAGCGGCCTGAGCCCTGAAGCGCCAGCAGCGCCGCCACCAAGTACGAGCCGTGCTTCCCCAGCCCCATCCATGGTGGAGAGTAGTGCTGTACAGGTCGGCTGGACATATCCGATTGTGCCGTCAACGGAACccagccgccgcccgcggccgccaccaAGACGGGTGTCCGGCGGCCAAAGCGACCaggagaagcagcagcagcagattcGGGCGCGTAGCGGCGCGGCGTGTAGCATAGGAGCAGAGTTTGGGGAAAATTGGGAGGCAAGCAGATTGAGGGTGGCCATGAGGGGTCTGGCAGGGCAGAGATCCCTGAATCTTTGCTCTCTTCCCGCGGATAGAACCCTAACCTCACACCGAATTGAAACAGCGAAGGTACCCAATCGACGGCGCAGCCGAGGCTAGAATCCTCGCATCAAACTCCGGAATTCCTACGCCGCGTACAAGGAACCGGGCACCCATCTATCTGCTCCACCAAATTCACCCACAATCCCCCGACGAAAATTCGATCACCACGGTCCAGGGGAAACGAAGATTGACTACGAACGCAGAGTTGCGAGCAATCGAGGCGTGCAAGAAACCTCACCTGCGCCTGCGAATTCGGCGAAACAACCGGTGCGCCTGCCTTCCTTGCTGCAGCTGCTACTCGTTCTGCGGGCGATCAGTTGATTGGGACAGGGATGGGTAGTACAACAAGACCCCACGCCTCGGCACGTCTCCCCCCTTTAAATATGGTTATCGAGCAGGTAAAACGCTAGGCGCACAGGGAATGGAACGGGCTACAAAACGTgcccttctttcttcttttctttcctcgTGCGTAGAGCGTACGGTCAGTTCGTTCGTGTGCAGATAAGACATTTATATTGGAGAAACATGAGATTGATTgtttataatttttttttgtAAGATAGAGTGTAGCCTATGATACATATGTACATTGTCGTCCCTCCCGCCAAACAAGATCGTGGAAAACCGTTTGTATTATATTCGATACTTATAAGAAGACGAGTTGTAGGGTGCTTCGTCGTCGAGTTTTCGTAATGTTGCTGGTGATTTCAGAACCCTCGTTGCCTGGTTGTTTTTGTTATATACGAGCTCTGCTCCACTTTGGCACTTCTATTATGTATAATTCATAAAGTCGCACCGTATTATGGCTAAGCTAGCGTGACCAGCGACCACCATACAATTCCATGCGAGTTTGGTTGTGCGCGTAGCATATACGGGCAGAAATGGCATAGTGGATATCGTAGCACTCGCGCAAACCCACGAGAACGAACTTGGTGGGCCCCTGCTGACAAGCAAGGCCTCCTTTTTCTCCAGTGGAGGAGGCCCGTGTACAAAAAAGGCCCAGATCGTGCATTCCTTCGGTTCGTAGGTAGGTGATCACGGCCCATCTTGGCATCTAGTGCAATCCGACTGCCGGGCTTTTAGATCTCTCCGGTAAATTCAAGCAGGGGAAGGGAAACAGGTGAAAGCCCAAGGCCTTCTCGATCCCctccacctctctctctctctctctctctcgcgcgcgctcgctccccccccccccccccaacctcCCTCTCCACCCCAGCCGTGCGTGTAGGAGCAGGCATACGCATGGACATGGTGGCCCTCTGAGAAACAGAAACTGGGACCTGACCTGCCGCGCGTCAATGAATGAATCGATAAATAATAATTCTGGAGCGCCGCGAGATCTTGATCCAGGAGCATCATCAGCACCGCAGCACAAGGCCGATGATGAACGCGGCCTGTGGGCGGTGGACCTGCCACGGCAAGAGGCCAACGCCTCCTACCAATGCGGtgccaggagcagagcagagcagcatcTGGAATGGAACCCATGTCCGTCTCTCTCGCCGCTGTCCTTTGTCTGTGTCGCCGGGCCGTTGGCGGCAGGCCTGGCGCCGCGCCTCGTCCTTTCGGCATGAAGCCGGTTGTCCCCTACCTCCAGCCACGATCGCTGTTTGTTGGTGCTGCTGCCGCGGCGCCACCGGCCGGCAGCGCGGGCCTTTCGCCTACCTGCCTGCCTCGCTCCGATCCGGCACTGTGCCTAGGCTGGCTGCCGCCGTGGCAGCATGCTTTTGCCTGCGCCTGGTGATGTGGCCTGGCCTTTTCTGTTCTGGTCCTGTGGCGGCTGTTCTGTTCGGCGCCAGGGGAATCTGTGTCGGCCTCGTCGAGGGTTACGTTTCGTTTCCATGGCCGCGTCCTGCTACTAGTCCTCCTCTCTATCGTTAACAGGATCGGAGGTCTCACTCGCTTGGCTCGGAGCAGTTGGCTTGTGCGCGCAGCGGCAGCGTGCCGCCCGGACAGCAGGGTCGCGTACGTCGTCGCGCGGGCCGTTCTTGATCTGGAGGGCACCGGCCGCCGATCGGTCCTGGGAGCTGGGGTTACTTGCCTCTCTTTCGGTACCCGTCGTCGATCGTTGCTAGGAGTATGTCGGACCCTCAACCACCGGGACGCCAGGCGAAAGCCACGGCGGCAGGTGGTGCTCCTTGCAGCCCCGCCGCGGCCACGAACTAACGTCGTTCATCCTGCACCTAGCAAGCGCTGCTCGAACCGATAGATAGACCCATCCGCTGCAGCCCGGCGGACGGGCACATCCGTAGCTTACCTGCTGGTCGGCACGCAGTTCGTTGCTGCTCTTCTGGGAAGCCAAGCCAAGGCAAGCTGCCCGGCCTTGCCACGTAGTGTTCCTTCCTCCGTCGCGGTCGCTCTCGACCCGGGACGGAGGACGCCGACCACCGGACAGCCCCGCGCACGGGTCGCCCTGACCCCTCCTCCCCCTGGGTAGCAGTAGCATAGGCTCATAGCCTAGCCTTCCAGTCCCGGCCCGGCCGCCGTACGCTGCCACCGCCACGCCCATGCCCCCTGCCTGCCCCGCGCACTGCACCGGCGCACGGGCGCGCCAGCCGCCAGCAGGGAAACGGCCGCCGCGCGTGGTGCGACTCGCGAGCGCGGGCGCCGAAACAGGGGTCGTCGCCCGCGCGGGCACAAAAGCAGTGGCAGAACCGTGACCGCGGGCAGTGTCGGCGCGCCGCCTTCCTCAAACCTGCGTCTGCGTGGCGGATCCGGCCTGATTTCCACGCCATTCATTGCCGGAAAAAAGGCATGCTGCTGTATACTAGTAGTCGTTCGTGTGTGCGTGGCCTCCTTTTGTGGCCGTACATGTTTCCCCTTCCGCTCGTCGCCGTCGGCTCCGCCTGTCTGT
The genomic region above belongs to Panicum hallii strain FIL2 chromosome 4, PHallii_v3.1, whole genome shotgun sequence and contains:
- the LOC112890650 gene encoding 1-aminocyclopropane-1-carboxylate oxidase 1-like, encoding MREYAARCRRIADVVVLLVRLLGLHEGCFVVMMNEGVAMTHARFKFNHYPRCPTPDLVLGLKSHSDASVITVVLIDDAVGGLQVRKPNDGGGGVWYDVPIVRNALPRARAVANAERDRVSLAMFYTLDPEKEIEPLPEMVDEKRPRRYGKTTTKDYLAVLFERFARGARAMDTVKSQQLNLILGLVVRMV
- the LOC112888438 gene encoding peroxisomal membrane protein 11-5, whose translation is MTSLDTVRGDLALVILYLNKAEARDKICRAIQYGSKFLSNGEPGPAQNVDKSTSLARKVFRLFKFVNDLHALISPPAKGTPLPLILLGKSKNAMLSTFLFLDQIVWAGRTGIYKNKERAEFLSRIAFYCFLGSNTCTTIIELAELQRLSKSMKKLEKELKHQELYKNEQYRMKLQKSNERRLALIKSSLDIVVAVGLLQLAPKKVTPRVTGAFGFASSLIACYQLLPSPPKSK